GAGGAACGGAGCTCCGTGCATCTCTGCGATCTCTAGTGCGGCCTGCCTGAGTTGGGGTGTGCGGAAGCTCGCGTCGAGCACCACCGGCCGGTTCGCTTCAAGGACACAGCGAGCGCGGCGCATGATCTCGTCGTACACGCGTGCGCTGAAGCTCGGGCTGTAGGCCCCGTGCCAGCTTTCGTGCAGCAGCGGCGTCGTGGGGGACACGCCCGCCAAGAACTTGCGGGTCCGATCTGCGTCGATGACGGGAGCGTTCAGAACCTCGGCCACTCCTGCCGCGAGCGTGCTCTTTCCGCTTCCGATCAAGCCACCGATCGCCACCACGATGGGCCGCAAGAGCGGACCGTGCGTTGCCGCGAGCGCCAACAGATAGTAGCGACGGGCTTGCTTGCGTGCGGCATCGCGCACGGCACTCGACGTCTGGGCGTCGAGGGTCAGGATGGAGCTCACCTTACCCCGTACGTGGGCTCGATAGCTCTCGTAGAAGTCCAGTAAGGGGTACAGGTCGTAGTCGTTGGCCTCGCGTGCGTAAGCAGCCACGAAGCGCTCGGATAGATCGCTCCGATCATGCCACGCGAGGTCCATGGCCAGAAAAGCGATGTCGGCGCACACGTCTGCGTAGCGAAAGCGGTCGTTGAACTCGATGCAGTCGATGACATCCCAGCGGCCGCGCGGGTCGAGGTACGCGTGCTCGAGTCGCAGGTCCCCGTGCCCGTCGCGAATGCGCTCGTTCCGAACCCTGGACTCGAAGTGCTGGGCCTTTTCGCGTACGAACGCGTGCTGCCAGTGCTCGAGCTCGCGAATCTCGCTGGACGAAAGATAGCGCGGCAGTGTTTCCCGCGTCTGCGCGAAGTTCTCCGTTACGTTCACCGTGATCGCTTCAACCGATCCATACTTCGCGACGTGCTCGCCACGTTCGGCGCGCGCGTGAAAGGCCGCAAGGAGGGCCGCCAGGCTGCCGAGCTCATCTGGGCCCAGGCTACCTGCTTCGAGAAGTCTCTCGGCGTTGTGTGCGTCAGGAAGCCGTCGCATCTCGACTGCCCAGTCCACCGGGTCGCCCGCGCGCCCCAGGCGATGCTTACCCTGTTTGTCGCGGGCAACCGGAACGACACGCCGGTAGACGTCGGGCGCAAGACGTCGATTCAGGTCGAGCTCCGCCTCGCAGGCCGCGCGTCTTTTTTCCAAGGTGCTGAAGTCGAGAAAGCCGAGGTCGACCGGTTTCTTGATCTTGAAAACGCTGCGCTCCCCCAGAAACACGCGCGAGATGTGGGTCTCGCGCAACTGGAAGCCCTGGTCGACCAGGTCCTCGCTCAGGCGTCGGGTCACGATGACATCACCACTTCGATTTCGATCCATCCCGTCCGGCGGTGTTGCGTCGCCTTCGAATACAGGGAGTCCCACGATCCGGCACATCTGGTGTTGAAAAGCACCATTGGGAATGGGTGCTGAACTCGAGACTTGTCTGCGAGCGACCCGTGTGCAGGTGTCCTCTTGAGCCTGCAAGCGACTTGGAGAGCGCAGCAAGAGGCGTGCCGCCACCTGGTGTCGCTGCAGCGGGAGGATTGCGGATTCGTCGCGCAAGAAGTGCGCGAGCCAGGGCGTGGGGCGAAGGCCTTGCATGACGCCCAGGGCGCTTGGCGGTCCAGGCGGCGGTTTGTGGCGGGCTCCCTCGAGGTTTTCCGCGCTTCTGCGCTCGGGAAGTCTCTTGGCACGCGTCGTGCTGAACCATGGCGTGCAAGTTTAAGGTGCGCTCTACCAGCGGCGCCCGGCTCTCACCGGCCCGCAACAGTCATGGTCGAGCGGCTCCCAACGTCAGGAGGTGTAACGGTGCCCGAGCAAGCAGCCCATCCTGAGTCGACACCGGCTACGCGTGTCTTGCGCGCAGCCAGGCAGGCCCCGTTGCTGACACACGATGAGGAGCGGCGGCTGTCGCAGCGGGTGCATGGAGGTGACAGGGATGCCACCGAGATGCTGCTGATCTCCCACCTGCGGCTGGTGATCTCGATCGCTCAGGGCTACGCCCGGCACGGCATACCGCTCGAAGACCTGATCGGCGAAGGCTGTGTAGGGCTGGTGGAGGCCGCCCGGCGTTTCGAGCCGGAACGGGGAACTCGCTTCGCAGTGTACGCCGCGTGGTGGATTCGTGCCCACGTGCGCCGCTACACGGTCGCTAATCGGCGTATCGTGCGCGCACCCTCGACGCGCGTGGCCCGCCGGCTGCTGGCCCAGCTTCGAAAGACCCAGCGTTCGCTGGCACAGACGAGCGGCGGTCCCGTGTCGAGCGATGTCGTTTCCAGGGTTCTGGGCGTCACCACGGAGGAGGTGCAGGACATGGAGGCCGTGCTGACGGGGCGAGATGTGCCGTTGGCTGCTGGCGGGGAGGAAGGCTACGAAGTCAGCGACTCCTCGCCATCGCCCGAAGAGCGCGCTGCCGAGGCCGAGTCGCGCCGATTGCGCGAGACGGACGTGCGCCGGGCCCTGGTCCAGCTCGACGAGCGCGAGCGTGAGATCGTCCATCGGCGTTACTTGGAGCCCGACAAGACGAGCTTGGCCACGATCGCGAAGAGCATGGGGTTGTCCCGCGAGCGCGTGCGACAGCTCGAGCAGCGTGCCCGCTCCAAGATGCGCGGTGCGATCCCTCGCCACGTGGCCTGATCCGGGGTTGCGGGTTACGCGAGCGTGGGCGGCGCGGCGAGGCTCGCGATACCGCGCCACAGGGAACCGAGCCCCTGTTTGCTGGTTGCGCTGACGCCGAAGACGGGGTGCCGGCCTACACGCTTGATGCGGGACAAAGCAGGTTTGCGCTGGCTGCTCGAA
The window above is part of the Pseudomonadota bacterium genome. Proteins encoded here:
- a CDS encoding AAA family ATPase; the protein is MTRRLSEDLVDQGFQLRETHISRVFLGERSVFKIKKPVDLGFLDFSTLEKRRAACEAELDLNRRLAPDVYRRVVPVARDKQGKHRLGRAGDPVDWAVEMRRLPDAHNAERLLEAGSLGPDELGSLAALLAAFHARAERGEHVAKYGSVEAITVNVTENFAQTRETLPRYLSSSEIRELEHWQHAFVREKAQHFESRVRNERIRDGHGDLRLEHAYLDPRGRWDVIDCIEFNDRFRYADVCADIAFLAMDLAWHDRSDLSERFVAAYAREANDYDLYPLLDFYESYRAHVRGKVSSILTLDAQTSSAVRDAARKQARRYYLLALAATHGPLLRPIVVAIGGLIGSGKSTLAAGVAEVLNAPVIDADRTRKFLAGVSPTTPLLHESWHGAYSPSFSARVYDEIMRRARCVLEANRPVVLDASFRTPQLRQAALEIAEMHGAPFLFLECQAPRETCLARLQLRETRAGVSDGRADIFDAFAAAWTPVTELEPQAHLCLNTTRSEEENLARVRERLAALGGCPHMR
- a CDS encoding sigma-70 family RNA polymerase sigma factor, which encodes MPEQAAHPESTPATRVLRAARQAPLLTHDEERRLSQRVHGGDRDATEMLLISHLRLVISIAQGYARHGIPLEDLIGEGCVGLVEAARRFEPERGTRFAVYAAWWIRAHVRRYTVANRRIVRAPSTRVARRLLAQLRKTQRSLAQTSGGPVSSDVVSRVLGVTTEEVQDMEAVLTGRDVPLAAGGEEGYEVSDSSPSPEERAAEAESRRLRETDVRRALVQLDEREREIVHRRYLEPDKTSLATIAKSMGLSRERVRQLEQRARSKMRGAIPRHVA